Below is a genomic region from Persicimonas caeni.
TGGTGTCGGCGTTCGAGTGCAGCGTCTGAATGCGGTTGCCGAACACCTCTTCGAGGTAGCGCAGACGGTACAGGTCGATGTCGAGGATCTTGACGTGAGCGCCCATGCCCACGGCCATCGTCGCCGCGTGGGTGCCCACTGTGCCTCCGCCGATGATGACGACGTTGCCGCGAGCCACGCCGGGCACGCCGCCGAGCAGCACGCCCTTGCCGCCGGCCTCTCGCTCGAGGCAGCGTGCGCCGACCTGAATCGACATGCGGCCGGCGACCTCACTCATCGGCTCGAGCAGCGGAAGACGACCGTCGGGCAGCTCGATGGTCTCGTAGGCGACCGCGGCGATCTTCTTGTCGATGAGCACCTCGGCCAGCTCCGGCACCGCAGCCAGGTGGAAGTAGGTGTAGACGATTTGGTTTTCCTGCATGCGATCATACTCGGCCGGCAGCGGCTCCTTGACCTTGATGATCATCTCGGACTGCTCCCAGACCTCGTCGGCGGTGTCGAGGATCTCGGCGCCCGCATCGACGTAGGCCGAGTCGGGGATTGCGCTCCCCTCGCCTGCGCCCTTCTGGACGACGACGCTGTGGCCGCGACGTACGTATTCGCGGACTCCGGCAGGCACCAGGCCAACACGGTACTCGTTGTTCTTGATCTCTGTAGGGACACCGATTTTCATTGTCTCGCTCCGTTTCTGCGCGCCTCGCGGACCCTCGTCCTGCTCAGCCGACCTACCAATGTTAACCACTTGTTACGTTTACGTTCTTCGAGCATCTGTATAGCGAGACAAAACGTGGTGCGCAACGTCACAAATACTCACAAAAGCCTCGATTTTTTCCAGATCAGCCGCTACACGTATCCCCGTCACAACCCCCAAACCCCTAAACCCCCAACCCCCTAGCCATGAATACACGCGAAGCCATTTTGTCCCGTCGCACGGTCCAACGCTACACCACCGAGCCCATCCCCGAGGGATGTATCGAGCGGGCGCTCGAATGTGCCATCCGCGCGCCCAACCACAAATTGAGCAACCCGTGGCGCTTCACCCGCATCGGCCCCGAAACTCGGGCGCAGATTGTCGAAGTAGGCGTCACGCTCAAGCGCGACAAATGCGAGGCGCAAGGACTGGAGCTCTCCGAACAGAAGGAGGAGTTGATCCGAGCGAAGCTGGGCAACTCGCCGGAGGTCATCGTCTTCTCGCAAGTGCTCGACGACGACGATTTTCGACGCAAGGAAGATTACGCCTCACTGGCGTGCGCCATCCAGAACTTCATGCTGAGTCTGTGGGATGAGGGTGTGGGCTCGAAGTGGGCCACCGGCAGCGTCACTCGCCACCCGAAGACCTACGAGCTCCTGGGAATCGACGCGGAGCGTGAAGAGATCGTCGGATTCGTATGGGTCGGTCACTCGAGCCAGGAGCTGTTCGAAACTCCGCGGCAACCGCTCGAAGAGGTCTATCGGGAACTCCCCTGAGGCACTCCGCCGAGCCTCTCTGTCGTCGACTGAGCTACTTGTTGAGTTCTTCGGCCTGCGAGATGATCTCGGGATAGGTCAGCAGATGAACGTCCTGGGCCCATTTCTCGAAGACTTCGCCAAAGCGCGCCTGGCGTTTCTGCCGAAGCAGACGCCAGCGCGCCACTTCACGGACAGGCTCGGCCTCGGCAACCTTCGCCGGCATGGTGCCCTCGACGAGGATCAGATGCCAGCCGAAGCGCGTTTCGACCGGCTCGGACAACTCGCCAAAGCGTTCCTGCCGCGCGAGCTTGGCGGACGCTTCACGAAACGGCTCGACCACGCGGTTCCACCCTTTCGGTAACTCACCGCGGGCCTCCTCGGCCGGAAACGCCAAGTGCAGGTCGACCTGCACCTTCAACGGGTCCGGCAGCTGGTCGGCGAAGCGTTCCTGCGCGCCGAGCAGATCGAAGATCGTAGGGGCGTCGGGAAGTTCGCCGCGAATGGTCTGGAGCCACGTCTTGGACTGCTCCATCCACTCGGCCACTTTCTTTTTGGGAGCCTTCTTCTGCTTGTCCGGCGGCACGAGCACCACCAAGTGGCTCGCTCGGATACCTGGCGGGTGGCCGACTTCGGCTTCGACGGCCTCGA
It encodes:
- a CDS encoding nitroreductase family protein, whose translation is MNTREAILSRRTVQRYTTEPIPEGCIERALECAIRAPNHKLSNPWRFTRIGPETRAQIVEVGVTLKRDKCEAQGLELSEQKEELIRAKLGNSPEVIVFSQVLDDDDFRRKEDYASLACAIQNFMLSLWDEGVGSKWATGSVTRHPKTYELLGIDAEREEIVGFVWVGHSSQELFETPRQPLEEVYRELP
- a CDS encoding peptidylprolyl isomerase — its product is MSTWWRTLGLGALLWVAGVGCGEQEVVHPDSAAALQAAEKANTAEAVAQVDGRKISVDEFESYWREHPSLTREEALERVIEREVLVATALERGLVDDAELTLARKRAMVRQLLEAHVEREVTVDDITDEQLAGAVEAVEAEVGHPPGIRASHLVVLVPPDKQKKAPKKKVAEWMEQSKTWLQTIRGELPDAPTIFDLLGAQERFADQLPDPLKVQVDLHLAFPAEEARGELPKGWNRVVEPFREASAKLARQERFGELSEPVETRFGWHLILVEGTMPAKVAEAEPVREVARWRLLRQKRQARFGEVFEKWAQDVHLLTYPEIISQAEELNK
- the ald gene encoding alanine dehydrogenase, with amino-acid sequence MKIGVPTEIKNNEYRVGLVPAGVREYVRRGHSVVVQKGAGEGSAIPDSAYVDAGAEILDTADEVWEQSEMIIKVKEPLPAEYDRMQENQIVYTYFHLAAVPELAEVLIDKKIAAVAYETIELPDGRLPLLEPMSEVAGRMSIQVGARCLEREAGGKGVLLGGVPGVARGNVVIIGGGTVGTHAATMAVGMGAHVKILDIDLYRLRYLEEVFGNRIQTLHSNADTIADQVARADLVIGAVLIPGAKAPHLVTRELLKEMPRGSVVVDVAVDQGGCIETCHPTTHDEPTYVVDDVVHYCVANMPGAVPRTSTFALNNATLNYGLTIADGGLEAAMKADNVLAKGLNTYGGHITHPAVAESLEKEYASVDGVLG